In one window of Chryseobacterium sp. JV274 DNA:
- a CDS encoding multidrug effflux MFS transporter, translating into MKKNLNIVVFILALLNTLESLSIDLYLPAFPSMAKIFNTDIGHIQISISVFFAGFAFGQLLWGPLSDKKGRKPMLYCGLLLFIIGATAIYFTSDIYVLWAMRFLQAFGGSAGIVIGRAIIIDLYDKQKSVTIFSQQSQISGIAPIVAPLLGSVFLKFWGWNSSFAFLCIMGLITFFMVYKYVPETNSRINLPDEELVNEKGLKDQLKMIISNKDFINSTMVGSIAFASLIIYISNAPFLFMEIHGFSSSTFSFIFAFNSLALITAAYITPKLIKRISNSALLFTATIVLLVVCSLHILIAAENVSVALEIAMLYLSLLAIGILFPITSAHALSPFKEGRGTAAALLGFMQLMVTFLISALLGFLEADSIIPMVVTRSAMALIAVWFGYCIFKNQKRESLLASSSPETHPLI; encoded by the coding sequence ATGAAGAAGAATTTGAATATTGTAGTGTTTATTTTGGCACTGCTCAACACACTGGAGTCGCTAAGTATAGATCTTTATCTTCCCGCTTTCCCAAGTATGGCTAAAATCTTTAATACCGATATCGGACATATCCAGATATCCATTTCGGTGTTCTTTGCCGGGTTTGCTTTTGGACAACTGTTATGGGGGCCTTTATCTGACAAAAAAGGGAGAAAACCCATGCTGTATTGCGGGCTTTTACTTTTTATTATAGGAGCTACGGCCATCTATTTTACCTCAGATATTTATGTTTTATGGGCAATGCGTTTTCTGCAGGCGTTCGGAGGAAGTGCCGGAATTGTTATTGGTAGAGCGATCATTATTGATCTTTATGATAAACAAAAATCGGTAACAATCTTTTCCCAGCAGTCTCAGATCAGTGGTATCGCTCCTATTGTGGCTCCGCTATTGGGAAGTGTTTTCCTTAAATTCTGGGGCTGGAACAGCTCTTTTGCCTTTTTATGCATCATGGGACTGATCACATTTTTCATGGTATACAAATATGTACCGGAAACCAACAGCAGAATCAATCTTCCTGATGAGGAGCTGGTGAATGAAAAAGGATTAAAAGACCAGCTGAAAATGATCATTTCCAACAAAGATTTTATCAACAGTACAATGGTGGGAAGTATTGCTTTTGCATCCCTTATTATTTACATTTCAAATGCGCCTTTTCTATTCATGGAGATCCATGGGTTTTCGAGCAGTACATTTAGTTTTATATTTGCTTTTAATTCCCTGGCATTGATCACTGCGGCCTATATTACCCCAAAGCTGATCAAGAGAATAAGCAACTCAGCACTGTTATTTACAGCTACCATTGTATTACTGGTGGTATGTTCCCTTCATATTCTGATTGCCGCTGAAAACGTTTCTGTAGCCCTGGAAATTGCAATGCTTTATCTGTCATTACTGGCTATCGGTATCTTATTTCCTATTACATCCGCCCATGCGCTGTCTCCATTTAAAGAAGGAAGAGGAACAGCGGCGGCTTTACTTGGATTCATGCAGCTGATGGTTACATTCTTAATCTCAGCATTACTGGGTTTTTTAGAAGCAGATTCTATCATTCCAATGGTGGTAACACGCTCTGCAATGGCATTGATTGCAGTATGGTTCGGGTATTGTATTTTTAAAAATCAAAAAAGAGAAAGCTTACTTGCCAGTTCTAGTCCGGAAACTCATCCTCTTATTTGA
- a CDS encoding helix-turn-helix domain-containing protein, with product MITPEKEIPVHHLTSEEFQMSTLSAAGPENFHDVHRHNFFEIIWFREVYENSRLELDFESYKLENNQICIIAPGQAFNMKLEGEEGYAMAISREIFNEACDIESVLTGGELPFFLNPENEKTCSTIISLIEQEYKATSRTELLKAYLKAFCIIIGEQIHTQEPLLNDRQRIQELVGLIEKHYIVHKETSFYAAQLKISTHHLNDIVRLLRGTTVKKMISQRLILEAKRELSFGALTVKEIAFKLGFNDASYFSRFFKKHTSQNPDSFKNNEKI from the coding sequence TCTGAGTGCAGCAGGCCCGGAGAATTTTCATGATGTTCACCGGCATAATTTTTTTGAAATTATCTGGTTCAGGGAAGTGTATGAAAATAGCCGTTTGGAACTGGATTTTGAAAGCTATAAACTTGAAAACAATCAGATCTGTATCATTGCACCAGGACAGGCATTCAACATGAAGCTGGAAGGAGAGGAGGGATACGCAATGGCGATAAGCAGGGAGATTTTCAACGAAGCCTGTGATATAGAATCGGTACTTACAGGAGGAGAGCTTCCCTTTTTTTTAAATCCGGAAAATGAAAAAACCTGCAGTACAATTATATCATTGATTGAGCAGGAATATAAAGCTACATCAAGAACAGAACTCTTAAAGGCATATCTGAAAGCATTTTGTATCATTATTGGAGAACAAATTCATACTCAGGAACCTTTATTGAATGACCGTCAACGGATTCAGGAACTGGTGGGGCTTATTGAGAAGCATTATATAGTGCATAAAGAAACAAGTTTCTATGCAGCTCAATTAAAGATAAGTACACATCATCTTAATGATATTGTGCGCCTTTTGAGAGGAACGACAGTCAAAAAAATGATTTCCCAGCGTCTTATCCTGGAAGCCAAAAGAGAACTTAGCTTTGGAGCGCTCACAGTAAAGGAAATTGCTTTTAAACTCGGTTTTAACGATGCTTCATATTTTTCAAGGTTTTTTAAGAAACATACTAGCCAAAATCCTGACAGTTTTAAGAATAATGAAAAAATATAA
- a CDS encoding sensor histidine kinase, with translation MTKSFVFKEYVFTFIFWLTLAIVLWCNIQISTEKYLAVIQAIIITASSFTFTHFLTNKLLSKALREKKMNQFLIQAVIVIFILSLIFAVIFTYLEVTPKNPLPQSFSDQLPIVWQGFYMSLPASFLITGVACGIKFYKEHGRIERDHILLQQAHLENQLKLLQDQINPHVVFNILNHIHILMKTDTQLADFLLMKFSDILRYQLYHCNQPLVPLYKEIEYLQNLVEVEKLRWGNELGVKASWEIDNRKTFIAPLLLVPFIENAFKYVCRLPGHKGYVKISCKEKDNNLYFYVENPYSDMATHKKKDGAGGIGLQNVKKRLKLQYPDSHDLKIESDHHIFKITLILTLSDHHEL, from the coding sequence ATGACAAAATCTTTTGTTTTCAAAGAATACGTATTTACTTTTATATTCTGGCTTACTCTTGCTATTGTATTGTGGTGTAATATTCAGATTTCTACAGAAAAATATCTTGCTGTTATTCAGGCTATTATCATTACAGCTTCTTCTTTTACATTCACCCATTTTTTAACCAATAAGCTTCTATCAAAAGCCTTACGGGAAAAAAAGATGAACCAGTTTCTGATACAGGCAGTCATTGTTATTTTCATATTGAGCCTGATCTTCGCTGTTATTTTTACTTATCTTGAAGTCACTCCAAAAAACCCTCTTCCACAGAGTTTTTCAGATCAGCTGCCTATTGTATGGCAGGGCTTTTATATGTCTTTACCAGCCTCCTTTCTTATTACCGGAGTGGCATGTGGCATAAAATTTTATAAAGAACACGGAAGAATAGAACGTGACCATATTCTCCTTCAGCAGGCTCATCTTGAAAACCAGCTCAAACTTCTACAGGATCAGATCAATCCGCATGTGGTATTCAATATTCTGAACCACATTCATATTCTGATGAAAACGGACACGCAGCTTGCAGATTTTTTACTGATGAAATTTTCAGATATTCTACGGTATCAGCTGTATCATTGTAACCAGCCTTTGGTTCCTTTGTATAAAGAGATAGAATACCTTCAGAATCTTGTGGAGGTAGAAAAATTAAGATGGGGAAATGAGCTTGGGGTAAAGGCTTCCTGGGAAATTGATAACAGGAAAACATTTATTGCTCCTTTACTGCTGGTTCCTTTTATTGAAAATGCCTTTAAATATGTCTGCAGACTTCCCGGGCATAAAGGGTATGTGAAAATCTCCTGTAAAGAAAAAGACAATAACCTCTATTTCTATGTTGAAAATCCCTATTCCGATATGGCAACCCATAAAAAGAAAGACGGAGCGGGCGGAATTGGTCTTCAAAATGTAAAAAAACGTTTAAAGCTGCAATACCCTGATTCTCATGATTTAAAAATTGAATCAGATCATCATATCTTCAAAATAACTTTAATTCTTACTTTATCTGATCATCATGAGCTGTAA
- a CDS encoding DUF6268 family outer membrane beta-barrel protein: MKRTLSTVLCCLLPLGYWVNAQSGLSAELKTEYIPGSNYIRPEDSTKTNSKSDFKRIDLNLSIPLSVKKDTDGKVRSWSMLLSGSYAKMTHKNYETQLFPDEMLNAQVGIQHMRPLGKKWSMMMTASVGVYTDLERVSFDDVLGQGGILFIRHFNPNLSLGGGPVLTTAFGVPMILPWIYFDWKTNGKIKFNINFPQGMEAGYLFSDKFALKAVVDLNGMTAERNVGGKSILLGYQQITAGLRPELKINDNLTLRLTGGTAILRSFNENDRKIKSIFRDKKVADPRFASTFYAAVSLRWNLP, translated from the coding sequence ATGAAAAGAACCCTTTCGACAGTTTTATGCTGTTTATTGCCATTAGGATATTGGGTAAATGCACAATCCGGGCTCTCTGCGGAGCTAAAAACAGAATATATTCCGGGCTCAAACTATATCCGCCCTGAAGACAGTACAAAGACAAATTCTAAAAGTGATTTTAAAAGAATAGATCTTAACCTGAGTATTCCTTTATCTGTAAAAAAAGATACCGACGGAAAAGTAAGATCATGGTCGATGTTATTGAGCGGATCTTATGCGAAGATGACGCATAAAAATTATGAAACTCAATTATTTCCGGATGAGATGCTGAATGCACAGGTCGGAATACAGCATATGAGACCTTTAGGCAAAAAGTGGAGTATGATGATGACGGCATCCGTGGGAGTGTATACAGACCTTGAAAGAGTCAGTTTTGATGATGTACTGGGACAGGGAGGAATTTTGTTTATCAGACATTTTAATCCAAATCTTTCGTTGGGTGGAGGGCCGGTGCTCACCACAGCTTTTGGAGTTCCTATGATTTTACCATGGATCTATTTTGACTGGAAGACCAACGGGAAAATTAAATTCAACATCAATTTCCCACAAGGGATGGAAGCCGGTTATCTGTTTTCAGATAAATTTGCTTTAAAAGCTGTTGTAGATCTTAACGGGATGACGGCAGAGAGAAATGTAGGCGGAAAATCTATACTTTTGGGTTATCAGCAAATCACTGCAGGACTCAGACCGGAATTAAAAATCAATGACAATCTTACATTGCGTCTCACGGGTGGAACAGCAATACTGAGAAGTTTCAACGAAAATGACCGAAAGATCAAAAGTATTTTCAGAGACAAAAAAGTAGCAGATCCAAGGTTTGCAAGTACATTCTACGCTGCCGTATCACTGCGCTGGAATCTGCCATAA
- a CDS encoding porin family protein, whose translation MKQQFLALSSLLLCISCTIETKAQQTPAFHIGVKGGANFTKTSTESSSLEGKYGFGYQAGVMTRMDIGRLYVQGEALFNKRKTSYQSQDGSSSKLSWNAIDIPVVVGYKFIKTNDFNVRAFAGGVYSYAFNNNLSSSEALQEGFKKFDKSNIGITGGIGVDYKNFTVDLRYETGLSSISKEFKSKPHSFSLGIGYFLF comes from the coding sequence ATGAAGCAGCAATTTTTAGCGCTGAGCTCACTATTATTGTGCATTTCCTGCACCATAGAAACGAAAGCACAGCAGACCCCGGCTTTTCACATCGGAGTAAAGGGAGGAGCAAATTTTACAAAAACCTCAACGGAATCTTCTTCCTTAGAAGGGAAATACGGATTCGGTTATCAGGCAGGAGTAATGACAAGAATGGATATCGGAAGACTATATGTGCAGGGAGAGGCTCTGTTCAACAAAAGAAAAACATCATACCAATCCCAAGACGGAAGCTCTTCCAAACTTTCATGGAACGCTATTGATATTCCTGTAGTGGTAGGGTATAAATTCATCAAAACCAATGATTTTAATGTAAGAGCATTTGCCGGAGGTGTTTACAGCTATGCCTTTAATAATAATTTATCTTCTTCTGAGGCTTTGCAGGAAGGTTTTAAAAAATTCGACAAATCCAATATTGGAATTACGGGAGGTATCGGGGTAGATTATAAAAACTTCACGGTAGATCTCAGGTATGAAACAGGTCTTTCAAGCATCAGTAAAGAGTTTAAGTCCAAACCCCATAGTTTTTCCCTTGGAATAGGTTATTTCCTGTTCTAA
- a CDS encoding LytR/AlgR family response regulator transcription factor — protein MSCNIPKMKCLIIDDEPLARFHLKELAGQIDFLSVEDTCATALEADTKVKENQIDLLFLDINMPYLTGLEFLEQLENPPLCILTTAYSEYALEGFRLQVVDYLLKPIAFNRFYQAVNKAQQQFIISEKLKKNTPLDDPFLYVRQSDSFIKVSWVDILYIESMQNYTRLHFKDKSLTIHQTMKAIEESLPSDHFFRIHKSYLINITHIDMISGGRLFINKIELPISRTRKEELLNQVVYKKLISK, from the coding sequence ATGAGCTGTAATATTCCTAAAATGAAATGCCTGATTATAGATGATGAACCTCTTGCAAGATTCCATCTTAAAGAACTGGCTGGTCAAATTGATTTTTTATCCGTTGAAGATACGTGCGCTACAGCACTGGAAGCAGACACCAAAGTAAAGGAAAACCAAATAGATCTTCTTTTTTTGGATATCAACATGCCCTATCTTACTGGTCTTGAATTTCTGGAACAGCTGGAAAATCCGCCTTTGTGTATTCTTACCACAGCCTATTCTGAATATGCTTTGGAGGGATTCCGTTTACAGGTAGTGGATTATCTTTTAAAACCCATTGCCTTTAACCGTTTTTATCAGGCTGTAAATAAGGCCCAGCAGCAGTTTATCATCAGTGAAAAATTGAAAAAAAATACACCTCTGGATGATCCTTTTCTGTATGTGAGACAGTCCGACTCCTTTATTAAGGTTTCCTGGGTAGATATTTTATATATTGAAAGTATGCAGAATTACACCAGACTTCATTTTAAAGACAAATCACTGACTATTCACCAGACGATGAAGGCGATTGAGGAATCTCTTCCTTCAGATCATTTTTTCAGGATTCATAAATCTTACCTCATCAATATTACCCATATTGATATGATCTCGGGAGGACGTCTTTTCATTAATAAAATTGAGCTTCCTATTTCCCGTACCCGTAAAGAAGAGTTGCTTAATCAGGTGGTGTATAAGAAATTAATAAGTAAGTAG